TAAATAAGTTAATGTAATTTATATAGAAAGTTATGATTTAACAATACAATGTGGGTACTAGTTACTCCCTTTGCGTTGAGCTGATCTTCCACAATATGGCGCAAGAATGTAGTTAAGGATATCCTGGCTACCTTTAGATTAATATTAATTAAAATAGATCAACCAGTGAACTAGCTGAATACGATATGGCGCATATCTGAAATATAGATATGTGCCATTATTCATTTTATGGCCATATTGTGGAATAACAAGTTTTTTTGATTAATTATTTAGTAAGTTATAACTTGCAAGAACTGGCTTAATTAGCTGACTCAGACTATATAAAAATATATTAAATCCCATTTCTCTTTAAAGTGTACCCTTTGTAAAGGACATTTTAAAAAAAGCCTAGGCTACATTAAGAAGGTGATCTCTGTATTGAACAGGGGTCATCTTCTTTAAATTCCATTGATATCTGTATTTATTGTAATAAATCATATATTGCTTAATTT
The Bacillus sp. SM2101 DNA segment above includes these coding regions:
- a CDS encoding IS3 family transposase — protein: IKQYMIYYNKYRYQWNLKKMTPVQYRDHLLNVA